In Bacteroidia bacterium, the sequence CAAGTAATCGAAAGTTCAAGAGCTACATTAAAAAGTCGTTCCTGTTGTGTGTTGCCGAATTGGTTTGGCTTTTCCAATCGGCTCAATTTATCTAAGCTGTCAAGCTGAATGATGGCATCTTCAAGAATTGTTCCTGTGTGTCGTTCACCTGCTTTGTTTCGTTCAATCAGTTTTTTGCTTCCTTCTTTGGTTTCGGTCAAGCCGATGATGTGTAACAACTCGCTGTAAAAGCGTTTGTCAAGGCTGTTGCTGTCGTTGGTAAAAGGAAGTTTTAAAAGATGCTCAGGCGATAAAAGTTTGAATAACGCAATCAGCGAATTGTCGTCTGCTTTGTCGGTGTTGCGTAACGGTTTTTGAAAGTCCTGAATATTGAAGTAAGTAAATTCAATTTCAGAAGTTATGTCGGCAATAAATGGCTCGGCAATTTGTTTGTAGAAAAAATCTGTTTTTGTGTCTGCTAAACGTCCACCTTCAAAGTCGTTGAATTGTTTTACGAGATTTTTATTTTGAGCAAAAAGTCTGTCGAATAGGGTAGCGTCAAAAATAAACCATTCGTTAATGTTGGTCGCCACCAAATGTTTTACTTCAAGATTTTTATGTGTTATTCTTTCTCGTAAGTAGTAAAGCACTAATTCCTGAAACGCTTTTGCGTTCAGCTTTTTAGTGGTAATCATTTCCGCTTTATTGGTCGGCTTTTTTGCTTCAATGATTACACCAACGGAGCTTTTAGCTGTATTGCCATTATGAATAACAAGGTCGTTTCGACCTTTGGTATTTATAAAATGGTTTGGGTCGTAATAGGTTTTCTTTAAAAAGTCAATGACAAGGTTTTTATGAAACTCTTCGCTTTCTGTGTCATTCGTCCTGTCGAGTAAAGTAATGAGATTAGTCTTGAAACCTTCAATTTCAGTCCTGTTCGGTTTTACTTTTAAAAAGGCTTTGTTCAGTGCCTTTCTTGGTTTCAATTCTTTTAATTCCATCTACAAATTATATTTTCTATTTCAGTCGGTTAAGATAAGTTTTTCGGTCGGAACGGTGTCAGAGCGTTGGCAAAAAAATGGCTTTTTTGTTTTTTTGAGCGTTGGCTCGTGTGTCTGGAAAAACCAAATGTGCCATTTTGTGCGGTTGGCATTTCTGGTCATTTTTCTGTCGGTTAAATGTTTCTCTGTCTGTCGTCATAGGGTTTCCGCTAACGGGCTCGCGGATTTGCGAAGTTCCGAAAGCTCATAGCGGAGCTATGAAAGCCGTAGGAATTTTGCAAATCCGCTGATGTGTTGAAGGTCGAAGCGGAGCGAAGACGCTTTAACACATCAGCGGATGTAATCCGCGAGCCCGATGTGCAAAAGGCGGAGCGAAGCGGAGACTTTTGCACATCGCAGCGCTTGACGAAGTTCCGAGAAAAAAAAGAGAAGACCAAAATTTATTTTGGTATTCCGGTGTTTTTTTTCTTGGGATCTAATTTTGTCAAGTGTTTTGTTGGGCGACGTTAGCCGGAACGGCGAGCGGTGCGAGCCGCAGCCGGCGCAAAGCCCAGGCGTATCTTAGACAAAATTAGGTCAAGCGCTGCGTTGAGCGACATTTGTTTTGGATGGGAGTGTTTGCGCAGCAAAACACGAAGAACAAAACTACGCCGCAGGCGTAATGTCGCTCAACGTTTGGCGGCTTGACGCAGGCAGGGATTTTAGCACTACCGTTGATGCGAAGACCGAACTCCAAATATAGCAAAAAAGTTCAATTGGAAACATTTCGCCCTGCTTGCGTTCAAACCGCTTGTTATGTGGCGTTTTTCTTTTAATATTCTTTATTTAAAGTCTCTTGCCTTAATTTCGCACCAAAAACTTGTTTGAATTTTAGTAGTTTTTCTATGCACCAATTCTTAATCTCGTCTAAAGTTTGTGTATCTGTCCAAATATCGCCATCTCTGTACACTGCAATTCGTGAAGCTCGTTTTGATGGCAATTCCTCAAACTGCAATTTTTCTCCAAATTCTTGTTCTAATTGTATTTTTTGTTGTTCAAAAACTCTAAAAATTTCTTTATTAATTTCTTGACTTGGTGTGTCTATGTAAACTTCTGCCCTAACTTTTGAACCTCTTGCAAACGAACATCCATAGATACAACCTTTTATACCCGAAGTAAAACTATACCAACTTTGAGGTTGTCCTGTTCTTGCATTTGTAAAACGATGTTTTTCTCTCAACTCATCCAGTAGTTTTTGAAAAAATGCTCGGTAAAGTTCGCCTGTTTCTGTTGTTGCTGTATTTCCTCCAGATTTTGTCCATTCGTTTGGAAATGCTTTCAGTTTGAAATTTAATGCAGGTTTTGAGTTGTCTATTTTTATGATGTTTGCTTCAACTGCATAAAATTCTAAATGGTCGTTAGTGTTATTGTTCAACCAATCTATTGCAGAACGATGTTCTTCGGTAATCTCTTGTGCAACCCAAATGATTATTTCTGCTTTGAAAAATGAGGCATAAGTTATGAGTTGCCCTAAATGTTTATGGTCAGTTTTGTAAATCTGATTTTCAATAACAACAACTTTGTTGTTAGAAACTTCTTTTGCCAAAATATCTAACTGAAAGTTACCAGCGTAAACTTCTGTCTGCTCAACTTCTAACTGCAAACCGCCTAAAGCTTCACCCAACTTTTCAATATTTTGAGCAAGCCAAGGTGTGAAATCTCTTTCTTCGTGTTGCCAAATTTGATTCATAGGTACACTTACTATTTCTCCGAATTCTAATTCCATTAGTTGATGTTGTTTATGTAATTTTTAATTTGCACGCTATTTTCAAAAACCTCTGTCGGGCTGTTAAATGGTGGTCTGTCAATGTTTTGAGGACTTAAAAGCTCTCCGTTTTCTATGTCATTTGCAAATGAAATAGTTGAACGAAACTCTCCATTTCCTCTGAAATTTAAAATTACAGCTTGAACACCTGGAATGATTGCTATTTGCAGACCTGTTTCTTCACTTTCGTAAAAGTCGTTTTTATTCAAACGCATTTTTACTTGTTTACCTTTTAGCCAACTTTCAGGACAATAGCCGTTCCACATTTGGTCTAGTTCTTGTGGTTCTGATTGTAATTCTAAATGCTTTGATTTTTTTGTTTGTAAAAACTCAAAATGATAGTTATTCGCAACTGTTTGCTGTATTTTATTTTTGATAAAATCGTTCATTGGTTCATTGTCAAACTGCCAATTATCTTGGGTGTTCATCATACTTCTACTCAAGTTGTCAAATACTTTTTTTAAGGTTTCCTGTAATTTAGTTTCAACAATTTGCTGATATTTTTTGTCAATACGAACAAAATAGTAAGTGTGCCAAAGCTGATTTTTGATGGCTAAATCATCAATAAAATCTTGAAAGCTGCTGTAAGTTTCATCAAGTAAACCATTTGAATGAACTTGAAAAGTTTTGTCAGTGTTCAGAAAAACGGAAACATCAAAACCGAAACCGTCTTTGTAAACACATTGTAAAAGTTCTGCAATTTGATTATTGGTAGAAAACATTATTTTTTGGTTTGTTCGTTAATGAATTTCTGTAAATCTTCGTCCGCTGAAAAGTCATAATTTTTCAGTCCTGCCATTTGTTTAGCTTCTGCAATGTCAAAGCCAATGTTCACATAATCTTTGAAAGTTGCAATTCGTCCAAAAAGGTCAGCTTCTTGGTTGTTCAAAATTTCTAAATGTTCCTTGTCAGTTAGTTCGTCTTTCATTGCAGTATCGTTGTTTTAAAATGCCACATAACGTCCGGCATATTTGCGAAGGCACGGCATTTGAAAACCGTCAGCCGAATATATGCACAAAAGTTGATAGTAGTACAAATGCTCAATAACTTCCTTCAGCCGTGCTTTTGCAAATATGTTTGTTAGCGGCTGTTTTTCTTTGACAAACGTACTGCGTATCATTTATTTTTTATGAGGTAATTCAAATAGGGCAAAAGAAAAAGGCACAAAAGAAAAAACAACCAAATACGTCCAGCAAAAAGATTATAGTCCCGAAAAAGGTATTCCCACGATTTATTTGTCAAGCGTCCTAATGAAAATTCAAAGGCAACTGTCAATAGCACCCAAACAAAGCCAATAAAAAGAGCTTGTTTAGAATTTTGAATGTTTAAAATAGGGAACACAAGCCATACATATATTGAGCAAAGTATTATTAGGGTCACAGTTGACAACTGATGTGCTCGAAATTCACTAAACTGCTTTATAAACACCAATTCTCTTAGTGTTGCGTTGGCAAATGCAAGCACTATCATCGGTAGCCAAAGTAAAAAATGTCTAATTTCCATATTTCGGGAGTTGCCAAGTTAGAAAATGAATTATAATAGCCGCAATTGCTGTTGCAGGTTGCATCCATGAAACATAGCCTATTATTGCCACTTGTACAGCAAGCCAGACAAGAATAATTATACCGCTTATAAAAGCTGCTTTGCGTGCCTTGTGGTTTCGTTTGAATACAAGGATTGCTGCGGTGAAGGTTGAACCCCCAACAGCAATAAAAAGAAATAAACTTGGAATAAAGTAGTTCCGAAAAGGGCTGCCTTTTAGCCATTCTGTTGGAACAGTCTTTGCTCCTGACAATCCGTAATATCCACCGTAAAATGCATTAACTGCGACAAGCAAAAGCAATATGCCTAATGGATAGCGAATACTATTTTCAGGTCGCTTAATATTGCTCATGGTTTAGTTTGTTATTCCTTTTAAACAAAAGGGTAAGCATCAACATAGCCAAAGGCGCTGTAATTCCCCAACTGAAACCAAGAAAGAGCAACTTAGTTGAAAAGGTCGGATAGAAATATACAAATGTAATCAACGGCGTAACAAAAACATTCGCTAAAAAAGAAAGTCTCACCCATTTTTGAAGACCATGCTTCTCAAATACTGGAATGGCTACAAGCATTGCTAAGCCCATGAAAATATATCCCAACGCATCAAAGTCCCAAAACAAAGAATGAGGTGTTTGCTCAAGAAGACGAATTTCATCTGCTTTACCTTTTAGCTTATTAGGAATTACTGTCGCCAATTGGACAACATAATTCGCCGTAACAAATACTGAATAGATAATAGAAAAAATAAGAGCGGCATGGCTCCAAAACTTTTTTGTATCCGGTGTTACATAATGCAGCGCAAGCATTTCAAGAACAAAAGGTATAACGATGCAAAGCGAAGTACTGTAAACTAAAATTTCGTCAAATGGGTAGGGAAGTAAACCGATGACTTGTAGCACCTGAACAATAACGTAAGCCGCTGTTGCTGCAAAGGCAATCAGTCCTGACCAAAAGCCTACTTTATTGATTGTTTTATTCATATGGCTCTTTAAACTTTGGACACTTCTTGTGTTGAAACGCTGTCTCCACAGAATAGCCGCTAACGCAGCGCTTGACGAAGTTCCGAGAAAAAAAAGAGAATACCAAAATAAATTTTGGTATTCCGGTGTTTTTTTTCTTGGGATCTAATTTTGTCAAGTGTTTTGTNNNNNNNNNNNNNNNNNNNNNNNNNNNNNNNNNNNNNNNNNNNNNNNNNNNNNNNNNNNNNNNNNNNNNNNNNNNNNNNNNNNNNNNNNNNNNNNNNNNNNNNNNNNNNNNNNNNNNNNNNNNNNNNNNNNNNNNNNNNNNNNNNNNNNNNNNNNNNNNNNNNNNNNNNNNNNNNNNNNNNNNNNNNNNNNNNNNNNNNNNNNNNNNNNNNNNNNNNNNNNNNNNNNNNNNNNNNNNNNNNNNNNNNNNNNNNNNNNNNNNNNNNNNNNNNNNNNNNNNNNNNNNNNNNNNNNNNNNNNNNNNNNNNNNNNNNNNNNNNNNNNNNNNNNNNNNNNNNNNNNNNNNNNNNNNNNNNNNNNNNNNNNNNNNNNNNNNNNNNNNNNNNNNNNNNNNNNNNNNNNNNNNNNNNNNNNNNNNNNNNNNNNNNNNNNNNNNNNNNNNNNNNNNNNNNNNNNNNNNNNNNNNNNNNNNNNNNNNNNNNNNNNNNNNNNNNNNNNNNNNNNNNNNNNNNNNNNNNNNNNNNNNNNNNNNNNNNNNNNNNNNNNNNNNNNNNNNNNNNNNNNNNNNNNNNNNNNNNNNNNNNNNNNNNNNNNNNNNNNNNNNNNNNNNNNNNNNNNNNNNNNNNNNNNNNNNNNNNNNNNNNNNNNNNNNNNNNNNNNNNNNNNNNNNNNNNNNNNNNNNNNNNNNNNNNNNNNNNNNNNNNNNNNNNNNNNNNNNNNNNNNNNNNNNNNNNNNNNNNNNNNNNNNNNNNNNNNNNNNNNNNNNNNNNNNNNNNNNNNNNNNNNNNNNNNNNNNNNNNNNNNNNNNNNNNNNNNNNNNNNNNNNNNNTTTTGTTGGGCGACGTTAGCCGGAACGGCGAGCGGTGCGAGCCGCAGCCGGCGCAAAGCCCAGGCGTATCTTAGACAAAATTAGGTCAAGTGTTTTGTTGGGCGACGTTAGCCGGAACGGCGAGCGGTGCGAGCCGCAGCCGGCGCAAAGCCCAGGCGTATCTTAGACAAAATTAGGTCAAGCGCTGCGTTGAGCGACATTTGTTTTGGATGGGAGTGTTTGCGCAGCAAAACACGAAGAACAAAACTACGCCGCAGGCGTAATGTCGCTCAACGTTTTAGCAGCTTGGCGAAGTGGCGGAAATCGAAGTACAAATGTTCAGCTTTGCACTAAAGTTCAATCGAAGAACTGCCGTTGAATTTAGCACTAAACCCGCCATTTTGCCAAACTGCCCGTTACCTGCTGCCATTTTTTATTTCTTTGTTTATTCGTTCAATTATTTTCGGTAAATCTTTGTCTATAAGTTCTCTAAATCGTTTCTCTATAATTTGCTCAATGTCGTTGCTGTCATTTTCAAAATATTTTTCAATGTCGGTTTTCGTTAGAATTTGTTTCTGAAATGCTTGATGCCATTGAGGTCTTAAAAGTCCGTTTGCTTTTACAACCTTTGTGAAAACGTCATTATTTGCCTTGTAAATTTCGTAAAGTTTCTCTCTTTCTTTCTGTTCGCCAAGTCCAATTTTGCAGTCAAAAGTAACTTGATTACTTCTTAAATTAAATTCAAAAAGAAACATCCAATTTTCGGTTAAGTCGTCTGTTTGAGAAACAAGTCCTACATCTTTTAGAGTTTGTAAGTTGTCATACAAATAGTTTGGTTGAAAACGAATATATGTCTTGCTACTTTGAAAAGGACGGATTGATTTTTCGTTTGAAACAAGGTTTTGAATTTTGTTCCAAATTTCACTGCTGTCTGTTGGTACTGAATACTTAAAAACAAGGTCAAAAGCCGATTTGTATTTTTTGTAAAGTTGTTGAGCAACTTTTTCTATTTCTTCATTTTTGTTAAGCATAGATTTCAATGTTTGTAAATATTGTTCAAAAACAAAACGAGTTTTGTCTGCAAGTTTTAATCGTTGACTTGAATTGAGCGTGTTGCATAACCTCTAAATTTTTAAAAAAGCCCAAATTTTCTCCCNNNNNNNNNNNNNNNNNNNNNNNNNNNNNNNNNNNNNNNNNNNNNNNNNNNNNNNNNNNNNNNNNNNNNNNNNNNNNNNNNNNNNNNNNNNNNNNNNNNNNNNNNNNNNNNNNNNNNNNNNNNNNNNNNNNNNNNNNNNNNNNNNNNNNNNNNNNNNNNNNNNNNNNNNNNNNNNNNNNNNNNNNNNNNNNNNNNNNNNNNNNNNNNNNNNNNNNNNNNNNNNNNNNNNNNNNNNNNNNNNNNNNNNNNNNNNNNNNNNNNNNNNNNNNNNNNNNNNNNNNNNNNNNNNNNNNNNNNNNNNNNNNNNNNNNNNNNNNNNNNNNNNNNNNNNNNNNNNNNNNNNNNNNNNNNNNNNNNNNNNNNNNNNNNNNNNNNNNNNNNNNNNNNNNNNNNNNNNNNNNNNNNNNNNNNNNNNNNNNNNNNNNNNNNNNNNNNNNNNNNNNNNNNNNNNNNNNNNNNNNNNNNNNNNNNNNNNNNNNNNNNNNNNNNNNNNNNNNNNNNNNNNNNNNNNNNNNNNNNNNNNNNNNNNNNNNNNNNNNNNNNNNNNNNNNNNNNNNNNNNNNNNNNNNNNNNNNNNNNNNNNNNNNNNNNNNNNNNNNNNNNNNNNNNNNNNNNNNNNNNNNNNNNNNNNNNNNNNNNNNNNNNNNNNNNNNNNNNNNNNNNNNNNNNNNNNNNNNNNNNNNNNNNNNNNNNNNNNNNNNNNNNNNNNNNNNNNNNNNNNNNNNNNNNNNNNNNNNNNNNNNNNNNNNNNNNNNNNNNNNNNNNNNNNNNNNNNNNNNNNNNNNNNNNNNNNNNNNNNNNNNNNNNNNNNNNNNNNNNNNNNNNNNNNNNNNNNNNNNNNNNNNNNNNNNNNNNNNNNNNNNNNNNNNNNNNNNNNNNNNNNNNNNNNNNNNNNNNNNNNNNNNNNNNNNNNNNNNNNNNNNNNNNNNNNNNNNNNNNNNNNNNNNNNNNNNNNNNNNNNNNNNNNNNNNNNNNNNNNNNNNNNNNNNNNNNNNNNNNNNNNNNNNNNNNNNNNNNNNNNNNNNNNNNNNNNNNNNNNNNNNNNNNNNNNNNNNNNNNNNNNNNNNNNNNNNNNNNNNNNNNNNNNNNNNNNNNNNNNNNNNNNNNNNNNNNNNNNNNNNNNNNNNNNNNNNNNNNNNNNNNNNNNNNNNNNNNNNNNNNNNNNNNNNNNNNNNNNNNNNNNNNNNNNNNNNNNNNNNNNNNNNNNNNNNNNNNNNNNNNNNNNNNNNNNNNNNNNNNNNNNNNNNNNNNNNNNNNNNNNNNNNNNNNNNNNNNNNNNNNNNNNNNNNNNNNNNNNNNNNNNNNNNNNNNNNNNNNNNNNNNNNNNNNNNNNNNNNNNNNNNNNNNNNNNNNNNNNNNNNNNNNNNNNNNNNNNNNNNNNNNNNNNNNNNNNNNNNNNNNNNNNNNNNNNNNNNNNNNNNNNNNNNNNNNNNNNNNNNNNNNNNNNNNNNNNNNNNNNNNNNNNNNNNNNNNNNNNNNNNNNNNNNNNNNNNNNNNNNNNNNNNNNNNNNNNNNNNNNNNNNNNNNNNNNNNNNNNNNNNNNNNNNNNNNNNNNNNNNNNNNNNNNNNNNNNNNNNNNNNNNNNNNNNNNNNNNNNNNNNNNNNNNNNNNNNNNNNNNNNNNNNNNNNNNNNNNNNNNNNNNNNNNNNNNNNNNNNNNNNNNNNNNNNNNNNNNNNNNNNNNNNNNNNNNNNNNNNNNNNNNNNNNNNNNNNNNNNNNNNNNNNNNNNNNNNNNNNNNNNNNNNNNNNNNNNNNNNNNNNNNNNNNNNNNNNNNNNNNNNNNNNNNNNNNNNNNNNNNNNNNNNNNNNNNNNNNNNNNNNNNNNNNNNNNNNNNNNNNNNNNNNNNNNNNNNNNNNNNNNNNNNNNNNNNNNNNNNN encodes:
- a CDS encoding DUF4268 domain-containing protein, with the translated sequence MELEFGEIVSVPMNQIWQHEERDFTPWLAQNIEKLGEALGGLQLEVEQTEVYAGNFQLDILAKEVSNNKVVVIENQIYKTDHKHLGQLITYASFFKAEIIIWVAQEITEEHRSAIDWLNNNTNDHLEFYAVEANIIKIDNSKPALNFKLKAFPNEWTKSGGNTATTETGELYRAFFQKLLDELREKHRFTNARTGQPQSWYSFTSGIKGCIYGCSFARGSKVRAEVYIDTPSQEINKEIFRVFEQQKIQLEQEFGEKLQFEELPSKRASRIAVYRDGDIWTDTQTLDEIKNWCIEKLLKFKQVFGAKLRQETLNKEY